A single Sphingomonas kaistensis DNA region contains:
- a CDS encoding PilZ domain-containing protein: MTALPASAEPDRFVDQRQHPRVSVALPAFLILGGRRYPVQIVDLSAGGAKIDCGQALVVAGAVVTLNWGGAGAQGMVRWRDGRLAGLAFAAELDPRDVADLARRGQALGARMRG, from the coding sequence ATGACCGCCCTCCCCGCCTCCGCCGAGCCCGACCGCTTCGTCGACCAACGGCAGCATCCGCGGGTCAGCGTCGCGCTGCCGGCCTTTCTGATTCTCGGCGGGCGGCGGTATCCGGTGCAGATCGTCGACCTGTCGGCGGGCGGGGCCAAGATCGATTGCGGGCAGGCGTTGGTCGTAGCGGGCGCGGTGGTCACGCTGAACTGGGGCGGAGCGGGCGCGCAGGGAATGGTGCGCTGGCGCGACGGGCGGCTGGCGGGCCTCGCCTTTGCCGCCGAGCTCGACCCCCGCGATGTCGCGGACCTGGCGCGGCGGGGGCAGGCGCTGGGCGCGAGGATGCGCGGCTAA
- a CDS encoding peroxiredoxin: MRRFALAALLALAAAAPLHAALPVGAKAPDFTTMGALNGKPFTLHLKDQLKHGPVVLYFYPKAFTEGCTLEAKAFSDAVPAFRKAGARVVGLSADGMDTLKKFSVEACRGQFPVATASADLIKAYDVTLPSRPMSNRTSYVIGRDGQVVFVHSDLSWKDHVAKTLAAVQALRRK, encoded by the coding sequence ATGCGCCGCTTCGCCCTTGCCGCCCTGCTGGCGCTCGCCGCCGCCGCCCCGCTTCACGCCGCGCTGCCGGTCGGGGCCAAGGCGCCCGACTTCACCACCATGGGCGCGCTCAACGGCAAGCCGTTCACGCTGCACCTCAAGGACCAGCTGAAGCATGGACCGGTGGTGCTGTATTTCTATCCCAAGGCGTTCACCGAAGGCTGCACGCTCGAAGCCAAGGCGTTCAGCGATGCGGTGCCGGCGTTCCGCAAGGCCGGGGCGCGGGTCGTGGGCCTCAGCGCCGACGGGATGGACACGCTCAAGAAATTCAGCGTCGAAGCCTGCCGCGGGCAATTCCCGGTCGCGACCGCCAGCGCCGACCTCATCAAGGCCTATGACGTGACCCTGCCATCGCGCCCGATGAGCAACCGCACCTCCTATGTCATCGGTCGCGACGGGCAGGTGGTGTTCGTCCATTCCGACCTCAGCTGGAAGGACCATGTCGCCAAGACGCTGGCGGCGGTGCAGGCGCTGCGCCGCAAATAA
- a CDS encoding 1-acyl-sn-glycerol-3-phosphate acyltransferase yields MGGPHTSNWDFLVFLGAMETMSVEASYIGKASLFRWGPMARFMKGLGGIPVERTVRNDLVSQVSRRLIEAERMLLVIAPEGTREPTTDWRMGFYRIALAAGVPIVPGGPDYIRKVAIFGAPIMPTGDPEADLAPAFDFFRTLVPRFPGKVLFPDGSGMDGPRGAA; encoded by the coding sequence ATGGGCGGGCCGCACACCAGCAATTGGGACTTCCTGGTCTTTCTCGGCGCCATGGAGACCATGAGCGTCGAGGCGTCCTACATCGGCAAGGCAAGCCTGTTCCGCTGGGGCCCGATGGCCCGCTTCATGAAAGGGCTGGGCGGGATCCCGGTCGAGCGCACGGTCCGCAACGACCTCGTGTCGCAAGTGTCGAGGCGATTGATCGAGGCCGAGCGGATGCTGCTGGTGATCGCGCCCGAAGGAACGCGTGAGCCGACCACTGACTGGCGCATGGGCTTTTACCGCATCGCGCTGGCCGCCGGGGTGCCGATCGTCCCGGGCGGGCCCGACTACATCCGCAAGGTCGCGATCTTCGGGGCGCCGATCATGCCGACCGGCGATCCCGAAGCCGATCTCGCGCCCGCCTTCGACTTCTTCCGCACGCTCGTGCCGCGCTTTCCCGGCAAGGTGCTGTTCCCGGATGGCAGCGGCATGGACGGGCCGCGCGGGGCGGCCTAG
- a CDS encoding DUF1810 domain-containing protein, producing the protein MSLARFVAAQSGVYDLALAELRAGAKRTHWMWFVLPQLRGLGHSMMADRYGLEEIDEARAYLAHPVLGARLRECVAALLTHAGRRTAAEVMGVVDAIKLHSSLTLFEAAGGGPLFARALDVFYGGERDRRTLAMVG; encoded by the coding sequence CTGAGCCTCGCCCGCTTCGTCGCTGCGCAAAGCGGCGTCTACGACCTTGCGCTTGCCGAGCTTCGTGCGGGCGCCAAGCGGACCCACTGGATGTGGTTCGTCCTGCCGCAACTACGCGGTCTGGGGCACAGCATGATGGCCGACCGTTATGGCCTTGAGGAAATCGACGAGGCACGTGCGTATCTCGCGCATCCAGTTCTTGGCGCCCGCCTGCGTGAATGCGTGGCGGCCTTGCTGACCCATGCCGGGCGCCGCACCGCCGCAGAGGTGATGGGCGTGGTCGATGCGATCAAGCTGCACAGCAGCCTGACCCTGTTCGAAGCGGCCGGCGGCGGCCCGTTGTTCGCGCGCGCTTTGGACGTATTCTATGGCGGTGAGCGGGATCGGCGGACGCTGGCGATGGTGGGTTGA
- a CDS encoding SDR family oxidoreductase → MPTLLVTGANRGLGLEFVRQYREAGWEVIATVRESSPELEVLGAEIRTLDLTDAEAVSAVRAGRPLDLLIANAGTYGPRDVGEADGAEEWLDTFAVNTVAPYLLAKALLPEVKAAQGKLIVVSTRMGSLEDNSSGGFLAYRSSKTALNMAWKTLALANPDLAVAMLHPGWVQTRMGGSNAPVTPEQSIAGMRKVIDGLSAKDNGAFYDYEGNTVPW, encoded by the coding sequence ATGCCCACTCTTCTCGTCACCGGCGCCAATCGCGGGCTCGGCCTCGAATTCGTCCGCCAGTATCGCGAGGCGGGCTGGGAGGTGATCGCCACCGTGCGCGAAAGCTCGCCCGAGCTCGAGGTGCTGGGCGCCGAAATTCGCACCCTCGACCTGACCGATGCCGAGGCGGTAAGCGCAGTGCGGGCAGGCCGGCCGCTCGACCTCCTGATCGCCAACGCCGGCACCTACGGACCGCGCGATGTCGGCGAAGCGGACGGCGCCGAGGAGTGGCTCGACACCTTCGCCGTCAACACGGTCGCGCCCTATCTCCTCGCCAAGGCCCTGTTGCCCGAGGTGAAGGCGGCGCAAGGCAAGCTCATCGTGGTCAGCACCCGCATGGGCTCGCTCGAGGACAATAGCTCGGGCGGGTTCCTCGCGTATCGCTCCAGCAAGACCGCGCTCAACATGGCGTGGAAGACGCTGGCGCTCGCCAATCCCGATCTGGCCGTGGCGATGCTGCATCCGGGCTGGGTGCAGACCCGAATGGGCGGTAGCAATGCGCCGGTGACTCCGGAGCAGAGCATCGCCGGCATGCGCAAGGTGATCGACGGGTTGAGCGCCAAGGACAATGGCGCCTTCTATGATTACGAGGGCAACACCGTCCCTTGGTGA
- the rpmI gene encoding 50S ribosomal protein L35, with the protein MPKLKTKSGVKKRFKLTATGKVKHGVAGKRHRLISHNAKYIRQNRGTEVLAVADTARVKLWAPYGLK; encoded by the coding sequence ATGCCCAAGCTCAAGACCAAGAGCGGCGTCAAAAAGCGCTTCAAGCTCACCGCCACCGGCAAGGTGAAGCACGGAGTCGCTGGCAAGCGCCACCGGCTGATCAGCCACAACGCCAAGTACATCCGCCAGAACCGCGGCACCGAAGTTCTCGCAGTCGCCGACACGGCGCGCGTGAAGCTCTGGGCCCCCTACGGTCTCAAGTAA
- the rplT gene encoding 50S ribosomal protein L20 has translation MARVKRGVTTRAKHKRILDQAKGYYGRRKNTIRIARQAVEKAGQYAYRDRKVKKRSFRALWIQRINAAVRAENLTYGQFMHALKLSGIDLDRKVLADMAMHEGAAFSALIAQAKNALPNGGDRSAQAAA, from the coding sequence ATGGCACGCGTCAAAAGGGGTGTAACCACCCGCGCCAAGCACAAGCGGATTCTTGATCAGGCGAAGGGCTATTACGGCCGCCGCAAGAACACGATCAGAATCGCTCGCCAGGCAGTCGAAAAGGCCGGGCAGTATGCCTACCGCGACCGCAAGGTGAAGAAGCGGAGCTTCCGCGCCCTGTGGATCCAGCGCATTAACGCTGCGGTTCGCGCCGAGAACCTGACCTATGGCCAGTTCATGCACGCGCTGAAGCTTTCGGGCATCGACCTCGACCGCAAGGTCCTGGCCGACATGGCCATGCACGAAGGCGCCGCGTTCAGCGCGCTGATCGCGCAGGCCAAGAATGCGCTCCCTAACGGTGGCGATCGCTCGGCTCAGGCCGCCGCGTAA
- a CDS encoding DUF5996 family protein: MEWPELDPARDAGTWRVLHLASQMLGKLRVAHSDWVNHGWHVALQPAANGLATLPIAAEGGRFSLSLDLCNHRIHLLVSDGRSDSVPLAQPSIAALHAELIDMLDRHGLPSRFHGTPNELSDAVPFAEDERPIDYREDSAVRLREALRVVVPVFETFRAGFAGKVSPVHFWWGSFDLAVTRFSGRPAPDHPGGVPGLPDRITREAYSHEVSSAGFWPGGAFGADPIFYSYAYPAPDGFAEAAVSHGAFDAGLGEFVLPYAEVRSTADPADTLLNFLKQTYVAAADLAQWDRAALEREPIAP; the protein is encoded by the coding sequence ATGGAGTGGCCTGAACTCGACCCCGCCCGCGATGCGGGAACGTGGCGCGTGCTGCATCTGGCCAGCCAGATGCTCGGCAAGCTGCGGGTCGCGCATAGTGATTGGGTCAATCACGGCTGGCACGTCGCGCTGCAGCCAGCCGCCAATGGGCTGGCGACATTGCCCATCGCGGCGGAAGGCGGACGCTTCTCGCTGTCGCTCGACCTGTGCAATCACCGCATCCACCTGCTGGTCAGCGACGGGCGCAGCGATAGTGTGCCGCTTGCGCAGCCGAGCATTGCAGCGCTGCATGCCGAACTGATCGACATGCTGGACCGCCACGGCTTGCCGAGCCGCTTCCACGGGACGCCCAACGAGTTGTCCGATGCCGTGCCCTTCGCGGAGGACGAGCGCCCGATCGACTATCGCGAGGACAGTGCGGTGCGGCTGCGCGAGGCGTTGCGGGTCGTCGTTCCGGTGTTCGAGACCTTCCGCGCGGGCTTCGCCGGCAAGGTCAGCCCGGTGCATTTCTGGTGGGGCAGCTTCGATCTTGCGGTAACCCGCTTCTCCGGCCGGCCCGCACCCGATCATCCCGGCGGAGTGCCTGGCCTCCCCGACCGCATCACCCGCGAGGCCTATAGCCACGAGGTGTCGAGCGCCGGTTTCTGGCCGGGCGGGGCGTTCGGAGCAGACCCGATCTTTTACAGCTATGCCTATCCCGCGCCCGACGGGTTTGCCGAGGCGGCGGTCAGCCACGGCGCCTTCGACGCGGGGCTGGGCGAGTTCGTGCTGCCCTATGCCGAGGTGCGTTCAACAGCCGACCCTGCGGACACCCTGCTGAACTTCCTCAAGCAAACCTACGTCGCCGCGGCCGATCTGGCGCAATGGGACCGCGCCGCGCTGGAACGCGAGCCGATCGCCCCCTGA
- a CDS encoding malate synthase G, with the protein MTAPATADQLTVDPILAAFIDEDVLPGLGIEAAGFWDGVAKLIGHFAPRNAALLAKRDEMQVTIDAWHREQRGKPHDPAAYEGFLREIGYLVDEPAPFNIGTRELDAEIATLAGPQLVVPILNARFLLNAANARWGSLYDALYGTDAMGSTPPGGAYDQARGAEVVAAARRFLDETLPGWKDAVQGSDHTNLVARDHKAVLFQHHGLHIEVLIDSDHPIGRDDPLHIADVILESALSTICDLEDSVAAVDAEDKVAAYRNWLGLMRGDLSASFDKGSRTLERTMNPDRKVADVTLPGRSLLLVRNVGHLMTNPAIRLANGSEAPEGIIDAIVTSLIALYDLRGLGSHRNSRAGSIYIVKPKMHGPEEAAFTNDLFDAVEVLLGLERHTIKVGVMDEERRTSANLAATIHAVRDRIFFINTGFLDRTGDELHTSMLAGPMIRKAGMKESAWIKAYEARNVAIGLACGFSGKAQIGKGMWAAPDRMADMLEQKIGHPRSGANTAWVPSPTAATLHAMHYHQVDVFARQGDLADSTIPPLTNLLTIPLAPGTNWSEEEIAEELDNNCQGILGYVVRWVDQGVGCSKVPDIHDVGLMEDRATLRISSQHLANWLLHGVCTAEQVEASLRRMAAKVDAQNAGDPLYRPMASDPEGSLAFQAARALVFAGLEQPNGYTEPLLHAYRAKVKERDGVA; encoded by the coding sequence ATGACTGCGCCCGCCACCGCCGATCAACTCACCGTCGATCCCATCCTTGCCGCGTTCATCGACGAGGACGTGCTGCCAGGCTTGGGGATCGAGGCGGCGGGGTTCTGGGACGGCGTGGCGAAGCTCATCGGCCACTTCGCGCCGCGCAATGCCGCGTTGCTGGCCAAGCGCGACGAGATGCAGGTGACGATCGATGCCTGGCATCGCGAGCAGCGCGGCAAGCCGCACGACCCGGCGGCGTACGAAGGCTTCCTGCGCGAGATTGGTTATCTGGTCGATGAGCCCGCGCCCTTCAACATTGGCACGCGCGAGCTCGACGCGGAGATCGCTACGCTGGCGGGTCCGCAGCTAGTGGTGCCGATCCTCAACGCGCGCTTTCTCCTCAACGCCGCCAACGCGCGGTGGGGGAGCCTATACGACGCCCTTTATGGCACCGACGCTATGGGCAGCACGCCGCCGGGCGGAGCCTATGACCAGGCACGAGGGGCCGAGGTCGTCGCGGCGGCACGGCGCTTCCTCGATGAAACGCTTCCCGGCTGGAAAGACGCGGTGCAAGGGAGCGACCACACGAACTTGGTCGCCCGCGATCACAAGGCAGTGTTATTCCAGCACCACGGCCTTCACATCGAAGTGTTGATCGATTCCGATCACCCCATCGGCCGGGACGATCCCCTGCACATTGCCGACGTGATCCTCGAAAGCGCGCTCAGTACCATTTGCGATCTCGAGGACAGCGTCGCAGCGGTCGATGCCGAGGACAAGGTCGCGGCCTATCGCAACTGGCTGGGCCTGATGCGCGGCGATCTGTCGGCGAGCTTCGACAAGGGCAGCCGGACGCTCGAACGGACGATGAACCCCGATCGCAAGGTCGCCGACGTCACGCTGCCGGGGCGCAGTCTGCTGCTGGTGCGCAACGTCGGCCACCTCATGACCAACCCCGCCATTCGTCTGGCCAACGGCAGCGAGGCGCCTGAGGGAATCATCGACGCGATCGTCACCAGCCTGATCGCGCTGTACGACCTGCGTGGGCTGGGCTCGCATCGCAACAGCCGTGCGGGGTCGATCTATATCGTGAAGCCCAAGATGCACGGGCCCGAAGAAGCCGCCTTCACCAACGATCTGTTCGATGCGGTGGAGGTTTTGCTCGGCCTAGAGCGCCATACCATCAAGGTCGGGGTGATGGACGAAGAGCGGCGAACGAGCGCTAATCTCGCCGCGACCATCCATGCCGTGCGTGACCGCATCTTCTTCATCAACACCGGCTTCCTCGACCGCACCGGCGACGAACTGCACACCTCGATGCTGGCCGGGCCGATGATCCGCAAGGCGGGCATGAAGGAGAGCGCCTGGATCAAGGCGTATGAGGCGCGCAACGTCGCGATCGGGCTGGCCTGCGGCTTCAGCGGCAAGGCGCAGATCGGCAAGGGGATGTGGGCAGCGCCCGATCGGATGGCCGACATGCTGGAGCAGAAGATCGGTCATCCCAGGAGCGGGGCGAATACGGCCTGGGTGCCGAGCCCGACCGCGGCGACGCTGCACGCGATGCATTATCACCAGGTCGACGTGTTCGCGAGGCAAGGCGACTTGGCCGATAGCACGATCCCGCCGCTTACCAACCTGCTCACTATCCCGCTCGCCCCCGGTACCAATTGGTCGGAAGAAGAGATTGCCGAAGAGCTGGACAACAATTGCCAGGGCATCCTCGGCTATGTCGTCCGCTGGGTCGATCAGGGCGTCGGCTGTTCCAAGGTGCCCGACATTCACGACGTCGGACTGATGGAGGACCGAGCGACGCTGCGGATCAGCTCGCAGCACCTCGCCAACTGGCTGCTGCACGGGGTCTGCACCGCCGAGCAGGTCGAGGCCTCGCTGCGGCGGATGGCGGCCAAGGTCGACGCGCAGAATGCCGGCGATCCGCTGTACCGTCCGATGGCCTCCGATCCCGAGGGGAGCCTGGCGTTTCAGGCCGCCCGCGCGTTGGTGTTCGCAGGGCTGGAGCAGCCAAACGGCTATACGGAGCCGCTGCTTCACGCTTATCGTGCCAAGGTGAAGGAGCGCGATGGAGTGGCCTGA
- a CDS encoding isocitrate lyase, producing MSYQSEISSAAQLIGGNGDPWKGIDAEAVARMRLQNRFACGLDIARYTAGIMRLDMAAYDVDPAVYTQSLGCWHGFIAQQKMIAVKKHFGTTKGRYLYLSGWMIAALRSEFGPLPDQSMHEKTSVPALIEEIYTFLRQADSRELSLLFRDLDKARAAGNEVEEQRLLKAIDAHETHVVPIIADIDAGFGNAEATYLLAKKMIEAGACAIQIENQVSDEKQCGHQDGKVTVPHEDFIAKLRAVRYAFLELGVEDGIIVARTDSLGAGLTKQFAVSKEAGDIGDQYNAFLDCEEIDDVAQANGDILINRGGKLMRPKRLASGLFQFRSGTGEDRCVLDCITSLQNGADLIWIETEKPHIEQIAGMVDRIREVVPNAKLAYNNSPSFNWTLNFRQQVYDAWAADGRDVSAYDRAKLMSVDYDGTELGAEADERIRTFQRDAAARAGIFHHLITLPTYHTAALSTDNLAREYFSDAGMLGYVKNVQREEIRQGIACVKHQNMSGSDIGDDHKEYFAGEAALKAGGANNTMNQFAA from the coding sequence TTGTCCTATCAGTCCGAAATCAGTTCCGCCGCGCAGCTTATCGGCGGCAATGGCGATCCGTGGAAAGGCATCGATGCCGAAGCGGTCGCGCGTATGCGCCTTCAGAACCGCTTCGCGTGCGGCCTCGATATCGCCCGCTACACCGCCGGCATCATGCGCCTCGACATGGCCGCCTATGACGTCGATCCGGCGGTTTACACGCAGTCGCTCGGCTGCTGGCACGGCTTCATCGCGCAGCAGAAGATGATCGCGGTGAAGAAGCATTTCGGGACGACCAAGGGGCGTTACCTGTATCTCTCGGGCTGGATGATCGCCGCGCTTCGTTCAGAGTTCGGGCCGCTGCCCGACCAGTCGATGCACGAAAAGACCTCGGTCCCCGCGCTGATCGAGGAAATCTACACCTTCCTCCGTCAGGCCGATTCGCGTGAACTCAGCCTGCTGTTCCGCGATCTCGACAAGGCGCGCGCGGCAGGCAACGAGGTCGAGGAGCAGCGCCTGCTCAAGGCCATCGACGCGCACGAAACCCATGTCGTGCCGATCATCGCCGACATCGACGCCGGCTTCGGCAATGCCGAGGCGACCTATCTCCTTGCCAAGAAGATGATCGAAGCGGGCGCTTGCGCGATCCAGATCGAGAACCAGGTCTCGGACGAAAAGCAGTGCGGTCACCAGGACGGCAAGGTCACCGTGCCGCACGAGGACTTTATCGCGAAGCTGCGGGCGGTGCGCTACGCGTTCCTCGAACTGGGCGTCGAGGACGGCATCATCGTCGCGCGCACCGATTCGCTCGGCGCCGGCCTCACCAAGCAGTTCGCGGTCAGCAAGGAAGCCGGCGATATCGGCGACCAGTATAACGCCTTCCTCGATTGCGAAGAGATCGACGACGTCGCGCAGGCCAATGGCGACATCCTCATCAACCGCGGCGGCAAGCTGATGCGGCCCAAGCGGCTGGCGTCGGGGCTGTTCCAATTCCGCTCTGGCACCGGTGAAGATCGCTGCGTCCTCGACTGCATCACGTCGCTGCAGAACGGCGCCGACCTCATCTGGATCGAGACGGAAAAGCCGCACATCGAGCAGATCGCCGGCATGGTGGACCGCATCCGCGAGGTCGTGCCGAACGCCAAGCTCGCCTACAACAATTCGCCGTCCTTCAACTGGACGCTGAACTTCCGTCAGCAGGTGTATGATGCGTGGGCAGCGGACGGCCGCGACGTGTCGGCCTACGACCGCGCCAAACTCATGAGTGTCGACTATGACGGCACCGAGCTTGGCGCCGAGGCGGACGAGCGCATCCGCACCTTCCAGCGCGATGCGGCGGCGCGGGCGGGGATTTTCCACCATCTCATCACGCTCCCGACCTATCACACGGCAGCGCTGTCGACCGACAATCTTGCGCGCGAGTATTTCAGCGACGCGGGGATGCTCGGCTACGTCAAGAACGTGCAGCGCGAAGAGATCCGCCAGGGCATCGCCTGCGTGAAGCACCAGAATATGTCGGGGTCCGACATCGGCGATGACCACAAGGAATATTTCGCCGGGGAAGCCGCGCTCAAGGCCGGCGGCGCCAACAATACGATGAACCAGTTCGCCGCTTGA
- a CDS encoding DUF4170 domain-containing protein, whose amino-acid sequence MGQRYWVIGGEYRDCAFSEIEPGTERICGPFGDELKARMEWQRLTFRDKCAATERYTIAMEPSAARA is encoded by the coding sequence ATGGGTCAGCGTTATTGGGTCATCGGCGGCGAATATCGCGACTGCGCCTTCAGCGAGATCGAGCCCGGCACGGAGCGAATCTGCGGTCCGTTCGGCGACGAACTCAAGGCCCGCATGGAATGGCAGCGCCTGACGTTTCGCGACAAGTGCGCGGCGACCGAACGCTACACCATCGCCATGGAACCGAGCGCCGCGCGCGCCTGA
- a CDS encoding helix-turn-helix domain-containing protein, giving the protein MANKLFLGARLKRLRRDRGLQQTAMAGLLGISPSYLNHLERNQRPVTAAVLLRLAERFEVDIRSFASDGGEQGSAEQLSEVFADPMFADLQIGRQEIVELADNSPGVAEGVTRLYTALRERRLAPTAIGPDDDERALITPETWVRDFIQSRANHFPELEEGAETLGGALGDPLSVAEPLRRRLKEAYGVSVTVVGPEELQGASQVYDPERRLLMLSSLLRPENKTFGIAYQLSLLEFHPIIARLLDSARPPDAGTRHLLHMSFANYAAGAIMMPYGTFLAAAERFRYSIDRLTAEFGANVEQVSHRFTTLGRPGARGIPFFMLRIDPAGNVSKRYAGERFPFSRFGGTCPRWNLHVAFQSAGQAVTQLIETPDGHRYFTVARTIERPIRSALSGGLLAIGLGCSIEHAHKLHCAEGIDLDRAPVTPVGPACSICPRLDCAFRATPPAGAQLAVHENRKTISPYPFVA; this is encoded by the coding sequence ATGGCGAACAAGCTTTTCCTCGGCGCGCGATTGAAGCGTCTCCGCCGCGACCGCGGTCTGCAGCAAACCGCCATGGCGGGCTTACTTGGCATTTCTCCAAGCTATCTCAATCACCTGGAGCGCAACCAACGCCCGGTGACCGCGGCTGTCTTGCTGCGCCTGGCCGAGCGATTCGAAGTGGATATCCGAAGCTTCGCCAGCGACGGTGGGGAGCAGGGGTCGGCCGAACAATTGTCCGAAGTATTTGCCGACCCGATGTTCGCCGACCTCCAGATCGGCCGGCAGGAGATCGTCGAGCTGGCCGATAACAGCCCCGGAGTCGCGGAAGGCGTCACCCGCCTCTACACCGCGCTACGCGAACGGCGGCTGGCGCCGACGGCGATCGGTCCCGACGACGACGAACGCGCGCTGATCACGCCCGAGACGTGGGTTCGCGACTTCATCCAGTCGCGCGCCAATCATTTTCCCGAGCTCGAGGAAGGTGCCGAGACACTGGGCGGCGCCCTTGGCGACCCGCTGTCGGTCGCCGAACCGCTCCGCCGCCGGCTCAAGGAAGCCTATGGGGTGTCGGTCACGGTGGTCGGGCCGGAGGAATTGCAGGGCGCGAGCCAGGTCTATGATCCGGAACGCCGCCTGCTGATGCTGTCCTCGCTGCTACGACCCGAGAACAAGACCTTCGGCATCGCCTACCAGCTCTCCCTGCTAGAATTTCATCCGATCATCGCCCGATTGCTCGACAGCGCGCGGCCGCCCGATGCGGGCACCCGCCACCTTCTCCACATGAGCTTCGCCAATTATGCGGCGGGCGCGATCATGATGCCCTATGGCACGTTTCTCGCCGCCGCCGAGCGCTTCCGTTATTCGATCGACCGCCTCACCGCCGAGTTCGGCGCGAACGTCGAGCAGGTGTCGCACCGTTTCACCACCCTCGGCCGGCCGGGCGCCCGAGGCATTCCGTTCTTCATGCTGCGGATTGATCCCGCCGGAAATGTGTCCAAACGCTATGCGGGCGAGCGCTTCCCGTTTTCGCGCTTCGGGGGCACCTGCCCGCGCTGGAACCTCCACGTCGCCTTCCAGTCGGCGGGCCAAGCGGTGACCCAGTTGATCGAAACACCCGACGGCCACCGCTACTTCACCGTTGCCCGAACCATCGAACGACCGATCCGCAGCGCCTTGTCGGGCGGCCTTCTCGCCATCGGTCTGGGGTGCAGCATCGAACATGCGCACAAGCTGCATTGCGCCGAAGGCATCGATCTCGACCGCGCGCCGGTGACTCCGGTCGGTCCGGCCTGCTCGATCTGCCCGCGCCTCGACTGCGCCTTTCGCGCCACCCCGCCGGCGGGCGCGCAGCTTGCGGTCCACGAAAATCGCAAGACCATCTCGCCCTATCCGTTCGTGGCCTGA